DNA sequence from the Eptesicus fuscus isolate TK198812 chromosome 7, DD_ASM_mEF_20220401, whole genome shotgun sequence genome:
CAGGGCTCTGGTGGATGAACTAGAGTGGGAAATTGCCCAGGTGGATCCCAAGAAGACCATTCAGATGGGCTCTTTCCGAATCAATCCCGATGGCAGCCAGTCAGTGGTGGAGGTAACTGTTACTGTTTCCCCAAATAAAGTAGCTCACTCTGACGTTGAATGAGGACTCAACTAATTAAGGAGCTTGGTttaatagaaatgaagaaaacgTTGACCCAGAGAGGTATCTGAGATAGGCTGTCTCATTTGGAAGAGGCTGGAGACTTACACCCTAGGCACTTGCTTCCTGGTTCCAAGCCTTGACACGTAGTTTCTGCTGTAGAAGATGCTAGCAGACCGGGAACCCTGATCAGCCCTCCACATCCTTAATCCATGTGACTCATGTTTTCACTGTGGCAATATGGTATTCACACATTCACTCAAAGAAATAGACGTTCTCATTCTTATATTTAGGAAATTTACTTTAGTTGAAAACATAACACATATAATAATGTTGTACCTAGTGaacaataaagaaatgtaaatgttGTAATGCTTGTGAGATGatttaactctttgcactcgcttgcttttttctcgattcctttattctaacgctgtgtcgagtcacactcgacatccgagtgcaaaaggttaatagttgTTATCCTCAAAACCTATACTACCTTTCTAATGTTCTCCTATTGAGGGCAGGTTTTAGTTTCAttttaataccaaaaaaaaaaaaaaatcgttatCTTACACCCATAAAAATTAAAGGAATTCAAAGGAAAAGAACACATAGTTGACTAAGATTAATCAACGAGGTCTCTTTATAATTTGGACCTAATGGCACCTGTTTTATATCTTGGGCTTGTATATGGGGTAAAATAAGACTATATACAGTATTTGAAAACACTTTGGAATTACAAAAATAAACCCGTACTGTTTTTTGATAAGGCAGGCTTTTTACACTAGGTTGGTTGAGCTAGGTTTGGAAGGAAAAGTAAGGATGTAAATTACTAATGTACAGAGGTAGAAGAGAGTGACCCAAGGCTGAGGACATTTCTAGGTGCCTTATGCTCGCTCAGAGGCCCACCTCACGGAGCTGCTAGAGGAAGTATGTGACCGGATGAAGGAGTACGGGGAACAGATTGACCCTGACACCCACCGCAACATTTACATACGTGTAGTGAACCGGAATGGAGAACCCAATGACGTGAATCTAGAGGGCATCCGAATTGATTCAGACATCCGTGGCACCCTCAAGTTTGCGGTGAGCTATGGGAGTGGGTAGCTGGTTCTTAGAAACTAGGGGAGTTATCGGAGAGCCCAAGTGGAAAACAGGATTAATGTCCTTGTTCTCCTCTCGAGTCAGAAGCAAGAGGCCTCTACTTGCTGCCTTCTCTTACTCGCTTCTTCCTTGGGTTGGCAGTGTGAGACCATTGTGGAGGAATATGAGGATGAACTCATTGAATTCTTTTCCCGAGAGGCTGACAACGTGAAAGACAAACTTTGTAGTAAGCGAACAGGTAAGCTGCTCCCACTTTACCTTTTGTCCTCACAGCTCTGTGCAATCAGGCACATTCCCTAGTAGTCCGCCCTACCCCTGATACTAGCTCAAGAGTTGGCTTCCATTACCCGTGGCTTAGGGACTTGGGTTTTTCCTATTCATTCTCTTCCTGTCAGCTTCCAGAGTTTGTGGCTCCCTCATGAGGTACAAGTCAGAGGATAATGGGAATGTTTTGTCATTTAAAAGCatgtgctctggccctgccagagttgctcagttggttgagcatccaaggttgctggttcgattcccgattggggcacagctgatcaatgtttctctctcccccctctttctccctccctccctactcccttcctctctccaagcatgtcctcgggtgaggagtaaaacaaaaaaaaaatatgctctgAAAAATGGTGGTTGGTACGTGTATCAGTTTGATTTGGGGGTATTTTCTTAATAGTGGCATATATCAATGTAAGAGTGGCGTTTTCTTTCAAACTGTTATGTGCTGCTTGCAGATTTATGTGACCATGCCCTGCACATACCGCATGATGAGCTGTGAACCACTGGAGCGGCCCCGACTGACAAGCTTGATGGATCACCCCCAGGAGGGGAAAAGGTGGCAATGCCGTTTATATTATGTTTATACTGAAATGAactgaaaaaatatgaaactaaaaGGATGAACTGTGTTGTCTTTTCACGTCCAGAATTGGCCCTTAGATTAGGTTTGAAGATGGGGGGGTTCCAGACAGGAcataaagggaagggaaggaagagcttTGGGAATGGTGTCGCATGAAGGTAGGAGGAGCCTGAAGCTTTCATCCTTTGCCATCCGAGATTCCTGCTGCGCTCACAAACTAAAACATTTACTCCGTGCCCACTCAAATGTTTCAAGCTtaattgtggagaaaagggaacactctGTGAATAAGCAAAAGAACATAGTAAGTGTGTGGTGGTATAGGATTCTAGAAATTACATGTGCTCATACTGATGAAACGTGAAGTAAAACAGCTTGGTCTCGAAGGAAATAATGGACATGCATTATTctttcctccctgcccttccaGATGGAGGGATCAACAAGAGCATTCAGGAAGGGGAAAATGGATGTGATCAACTCAGCTGAAAAGTAAGGGCTTTTTCAGATAGGGAGAAATTAGGTAAGGAATGTTATTTAATGAAAGGCCTTATTTGATGGCCTATGTTTTTAGATTTGGTGCCAACAGCAATACTGAAGTATATCCTTTTCATCTTCATCACTAGCTATGGTCAATCTAGACTGTAAGTCTGTCCTCACTTTCTGTATGTAGAGATTCTGTACTGGGGCATAGTGATGAAAACAAAGGATACCTTCTTTGAGGAGCTTTTTAAATAACCTGATTCTGAGATGTGGCTGTCTTAGGTTTGAAATGGAACGTTTCTGTCTCAGGAATGCCTCAGAGAGAGaacctgaataaacatttcaaagACTTCTTAAATTAAGCGTTTGAGAATCTAAAGGGACCTTGAAGGTCATCTAGTCCACCTCtacccattttacatatgaagaaaataagacccaGAGAAACCCCAGGTTCTGAAGTTATGCATTGAGTGACAAAAATGGTTCTAGTATACGCTGTTTCCAAAAGTTAATATAATCTGATACAGCTGTGAACTAGCTTCTGTTTTAAGTCTTTTTTCCCTCTTATTACCTTGCACACAGAATGAATGTATTCAACAAAGCTTTCTTATACCATGATCCCTATGAAATCTAACACAGGATGTAGCTTAGAGCAAGTACCCTGAAATTAGTTGACAACTAAACTCAAGATCTAGTGttaatttcttcttctctcatcattgataagaAATGCTATATCCAATCAAATCAGTTTCCCAGAGCAGCTTACTAACCCTTTTGTCTTCTGTGATGCACATGAATAATGTTCACATGCTTCATAACCCTGTGAGTGTGCCCAGGATTCTGTCCACTGCCTGCCTGGCATCTAAACACTTCTTACTCTTCCATCAGAAATATAAGTAcgagtagccctagccggtttggctcagtggatagagcgtcggcctgcggactcaagggtcccaggttcgattacggtcaagggcatgtatcttggttgcgggcacatacccagtagggagtatgcaggaggcagctgatccatgtttctctctcattgatgtttctaactctctatccctctcccttcctctctgtaaaaaatcaataaaaataaaaaataaaagaaatataagtacGAGTAGTCAAATAGGGAACTTGAAgcttttaatttacaaaaataattatccacaagttttaataaataaatttaatgttaATCAGTAACAAATTACTTGAGATGCACCTTGCTAGTTTGTCAGGGTACAGCTGTTAAGAACTCTCCCAGCCCAGGTCTTTGCCATTGGTACATTGGGATGAGTCCAACATAGGGAAGAGTGGATGTGATTGTCTTTGACTTGATCCTCAGAAGTTAGAAAGATATACTTCATACATCTCTTAACTCATATCATAAATTACCACAGGAACCCGTTAATTTACCTAAACCCTTCTGGAGGCTCACTGTAACAAATTGTTCTAGCCCAGTATTTGATAGAGCTTATACtcagccttgcatatctggttacACTTTAAGCTTTAGATGCCTTCTAAATGAATTTATCagtaaaatgataaaactcaAACATTCCCAAAACCAGTGTTAAATGATATCTGGACGTGACTAAGAAAATTTATATGTGAAAAACCagtcctttaaaaataagtttcagaGGATTTTTTTTGCTGTTAAAAAGCATTCAGAACAGGGACAAGCCCTGGTTGGTGTAGTGCCattagagcgtcatcccatgcaccattAGGTTTcgggtcgattcccagtcagggtgcatgtctAGGTTGTgcgttcaatccctggttgggcacatgggaggcaaccaatcgatgtttctctctctctctctcaaaaaatcaattttaaaaaattaaaaaaagaaataaaaagaataggaaCAAGATTCCTGTAAGCACAGAACTGGGATGAATAGCAGGGAACtggtacagttgacccttgaataatgtGGGGGTAAGGGGCACCAATCTCCACATAGTTGAATATCCACGAACAACTTTGGAAACTTAGCTAGAGTTGTCCCTTGGTGTCCCTGGGGGACTGGTTCCCACTGACACCAAAATATGCAGATGCTCAAATCCCTTACATAAAAAGGCATAGGACAATGCATATACTTACTTGGTCCTCTGCATCCACAATTCCCAACTACAGatctgtggttggttgaatctgtgGATGTGAAACCTGGGGATACAAAGGGCCGACTGGATATTTAActgaaaaaatccacatataagtggacctaCTGCATATGTTGAATACTCACATAACAAGGACATACACATTCTGATTTAATGTTACAACTCTTAGGAAATAGATGTGCCTGGctggagtgactcagtggttgagcatccacccatgaaccaggaggtcacaggtttgattctcgttcagggcacatgcctgg
Encoded proteins:
- the CNPY2 gene encoding protein canopy homolog 2 gives rise to the protein MKGWGWLALLLGALLGTAWARTTQDLHCGACRALVDELEWEIAQVDPKKTIQMGSFRINPDGSQSVVEVPYARSEAHLTELLEEVCDRMKEYGEQIDPDTHRNIYIRVVNRNGEPNDVNLEGIRIDSDIRGTLKFACETIVEEYEDELIEFFSREADNVKDKLCSKRTDLCDHALHIPHDEL